The following proteins are encoded in a genomic region of Sesamum indicum cultivar Zhongzhi No. 13 linkage group LG8, S_indicum_v1.0, whole genome shotgun sequence:
- the LOC105167711 gene encoding uncharacterized protein LOC105167711 isoform X1: MGNWWSAVEPPPPMVLVPPLFDFPPLAARIRMLESSYNLLFGKLALRCLFDEYFEEAKHFSTRIMLKPIDDPHVDLIATVSGPLNHNPEEKIIGNAQFRWQSDVQDPHTFIDLFVSSTKPILLMRSCAYHIKSGFGVFGIFPVLLRQRLFSEDYGVMGFRYGSPNLSVGATVIPFSHKYDLPKNAWLVSKMGRLTAGVQYEPQCKFFKVGSKDGARYKNLANWSCAIGYGLGSGSPLSPSFNFGLELAKNSKFIASFYQHVVVQRRVKNPLEENEIVGITNYIDFGFELQTRVDNDESSNNIQDSTFQVAASWQANKNFLLKGKVGPLSSSIALAFKSWWKPSFTFSISAIRDRIKGETAIGFGFNVENIREASYQRADPNYVMLTQNKEHLAEGIHWKIGKRPVLQSDVKSGNFDGMPKELRPLDQIL; encoded by the exons ATGGGTAACTGGTGGTCCGCCGTAGAACCGCCGCCACCGATGGTGTTGGTTCCGCCGCTATTCGATTTCCCTCCGCTCGCCGCCCGTATTAG AATGCTGGAATCATCGTACAACTTGTTGTTCGGGAAACTGGCTTTGAGATGTCTCTTCGATGAATATTTTGAAGAAGCAAAGCATTTTAGCACGAGAATTATGCTTAAGCCGATTGATGATCCGCATGTCGATTTGATTGCCACT GTTTCTGGACCACTCAATCACAACCCTGAAGAGAAAATCATAGGAAATGCACAGTTTCGCTGGCAAAG TGATGTTCAAGATCCTCACACATTCATCGACCTTTTTGTATCAAGCACTAAACC GATTTTACTGATGAGGTCCTGTGCTTACCACATCAAATCTGGGTTTGGAGTATTTGGAATCTTTCCAGTGCTTTTGAGACAAAG ACTATTTTCTGAAGATTATGGCGTTATGGGATTTCGATATGGCTCCCCAAATCTGTCAGTTGGAGCTACAGTTATTCCTTTCTCCC ATAAGTATGATCTCCCCAAAAATGCGTGGTTGGTGAGCAAGATGGGAAGGTTAACTGCTGGAGTTCAATATGAACCACAATGTAAGTTTTTCAAAG TTGGAAGTAAAGATGGAGCAAGATACAAAAACTTAGCAAATTGGAGCTGTGCAATTGGTTATGGATTAGGATCTGGCAGTCCATTGAGCCCATCATTCAATTTTGGACTTGAACTGGCTAAAAATTCAAAG TTCATTGCTTCCTTCTATCAACACGTGGTAGTCCAAAGACGG GTGAAAAATCCACTTgaggaaaatgaaatagtagGAATCACAAATTACATCGACTTTGGTTTTGAGTTACAGACGAG GGTCGATAACGACGAGTCGTCGAACAATATTCAAGATTCCACTTTTCAGGTTGCTGCATCCTGGCAAGCCAACAAAAACTTCTTACTTAAG GGAAAGGTTGGACCTCTCAGCTCATCAATAGCTTTAGCTTTCAAATCGTGGTGGAAACCGTCTTTCACTTTCAGCATATCAG CTATTAGAGATCGCATCAAAGGAGAGACGGCCATTGGATTTGGTTTTAATGTCGAAAATATTAGGGAAGCAAG TTATCAAAGAGCCGATCCGAATTATGTGATGCTGACGCAGAACAAAGAGCATCTAGCTGAGGGCATCCACTGGAAAATAGGGAAAAGACCAGTGCTGCAATCTGATGTAAAATCTGGAAATTTTGATGGCATGCCTAAGGAATTGAGACCCTTGGAtcaaattttgtga
- the LOC105167711 gene encoding uncharacterized protein LOC105167711 isoform X2, with translation MGNWWSAVEPPPPMVLVPPLFDFPPLAARIRMLESSYNLLFGKLALRCLFDEYFEEAKHFSTRIMLKPIDDPHVDLIATVSGPLNHNPEEKIIGNAQFRWQSDVQDPHTFIDLFVSSTKPILLMRSCAYHIKSGFGVFGIFPVLLRQRLFSEDYGVMGFRYGSPNLSVGATVIPFSHKYDLPKNAWLVSKMGRLTAGVQYEPQFGSKDGARYKNLANWSCAIGYGLGSGSPLSPSFNFGLELAKNSKFIASFYQHVVVQRRVKNPLEENEIVGITNYIDFGFELQTRVDNDESSNNIQDSTFQVAASWQANKNFLLKGKVGPLSSSIALAFKSWWKPSFTFSISAIRDRIKGETAIGFGFNVENIREASYQRADPNYVMLTQNKEHLAEGIHWKIGKRPVLQSDVKSGNFDGMPKELRPLDQIL, from the exons ATGGGTAACTGGTGGTCCGCCGTAGAACCGCCGCCACCGATGGTGTTGGTTCCGCCGCTATTCGATTTCCCTCCGCTCGCCGCCCGTATTAG AATGCTGGAATCATCGTACAACTTGTTGTTCGGGAAACTGGCTTTGAGATGTCTCTTCGATGAATATTTTGAAGAAGCAAAGCATTTTAGCACGAGAATTATGCTTAAGCCGATTGATGATCCGCATGTCGATTTGATTGCCACT GTTTCTGGACCACTCAATCACAACCCTGAAGAGAAAATCATAGGAAATGCACAGTTTCGCTGGCAAAG TGATGTTCAAGATCCTCACACATTCATCGACCTTTTTGTATCAAGCACTAAACC GATTTTACTGATGAGGTCCTGTGCTTACCACATCAAATCTGGGTTTGGAGTATTTGGAATCTTTCCAGTGCTTTTGAGACAAAG ACTATTTTCTGAAGATTATGGCGTTATGGGATTTCGATATGGCTCCCCAAATCTGTCAGTTGGAGCTACAGTTATTCCTTTCTCCC ATAAGTATGATCTCCCCAAAAATGCGTGGTTGGTGAGCAAGATGGGAAGGTTAACTGCTGGAGTTCAATATGAACCACAAT TTGGAAGTAAAGATGGAGCAAGATACAAAAACTTAGCAAATTGGAGCTGTGCAATTGGTTATGGATTAGGATCTGGCAGTCCATTGAGCCCATCATTCAATTTTGGACTTGAACTGGCTAAAAATTCAAAG TTCATTGCTTCCTTCTATCAACACGTGGTAGTCCAAAGACGG GTGAAAAATCCACTTgaggaaaatgaaatagtagGAATCACAAATTACATCGACTTTGGTTTTGAGTTACAGACGAG GGTCGATAACGACGAGTCGTCGAACAATATTCAAGATTCCACTTTTCAGGTTGCTGCATCCTGGCAAGCCAACAAAAACTTCTTACTTAAG GGAAAGGTTGGACCTCTCAGCTCATCAATAGCTTTAGCTTTCAAATCGTGGTGGAAACCGTCTTTCACTTTCAGCATATCAG CTATTAGAGATCGCATCAAAGGAGAGACGGCCATTGGATTTGGTTTTAATGTCGAAAATATTAGGGAAGCAAG TTATCAAAGAGCCGATCCGAATTATGTGATGCTGACGCAGAACAAAGAGCATCTAGCTGAGGGCATCCACTGGAAAATAGGGAAAAGACCAGTGCTGCAATCTGATGTAAAATCTGGAAATTTTGATGGCATGCCTAAGGAATTGAGACCCTTGGAtcaaattttgtga